The Maridesulfovibrio hydrothermalis AM13 = DSM 14728 DNA window AAACCCATACCGATATGGATACCTCTTTTGAGAGAGAAGTCTTCGAGGTAGATATACCTCCTCATCGTCAAAACCCATACCGATATGGATACCTCTTTTGAGTGTCAAATATACACAGTGTGTCGTTATGACACACAAGTCAAAACCCATACCGATATGGATACCTCTTTTGAGGCTATGGTTTTTATCTACCCTATTTCCAACTACTTGCAAAGCTGTTTTCAGCTATGTCCGAAAGATCGACACTTTTCCACAGGTCTTTTTGGTACATAGCAAAACGTTTTGGGTTTTGCATTTTTTTATCTGCTATTTTGAGTAGTTATAAAACGCCATAAAATACCAAAAAAAGTTTTCCACAGGATAAAGGATAAAATAAAGTTGAGGGGTCACTCAGTTTTATGTTTTTTATAAAAATTAAATGATTTCAACTTCTCCCAAACTGAGATTCCTTTCTCCGCTACGGAAAAATTTCAATTCATCACGATCCATGACCCAATTCCGCAAATTCTGCACCTGTGCGTCAAGCAATTGTGCAAATGTGCCAGCCTCTGTTGCTATGCGAATACACATCTCTTTTTCAAAAGACTCAAGAATTTTCCCCATGCTGCGGCCGTTCAGTTTAAATTTTTTAGCTGTGACCGGTTCAAAGTCTTTGGCGGTAATAATATTTTTATTTAACAATCGCAGAGCAAAGCGGTCCATTCTGGCACGAAAAGGTTCTTGAAGGTCAGCGACCAGAGATTCATAATTATTTTTACTGCTGTGTAGAATCCCAAGGTAAGGATTAAGACCTCTGACCCGAAGCAAAGAATTTATGCGGTTGAAGAGCAGAGTATAGCAAAAATCAAGTAAAGCGTTAAGTTGGTCAGGTTTAGAACGGGGCAGCCGAACATGACTGCGCATAGTACTATCCATTATAAAAGAATTAAATACTGAAAAGCACAACCTTGCTGCATTGCCTTCAATTCCCATCAGAGTGGAGTTGCCTGATGCATCCTGCACAGATTTTTCAATGGATTTAAGCTTATCTGAAATATCACATGCTGCGCCGCGTGAAGACAGCCACTGCCGGTAATTATTGATCTTCGCACTCACCAGCTTTCTGGCAGCTTTTGCCTTATTTGTATCACTCATGGATTCATAGCGGGCCATATGCTTGCCGGATGTAATATGATACTGCCGTGAATCCGGATAAAGCGTATTTATATAATATCCCGAAGGGGTACAAAAAGTAACGGGGATCTTCTCATAACTGCATTTCTGGATAAGCTTGGTCGACACAGAACTGTTGCCGTAAACAACTATTTCGTTAGTCCGTGCAAAGGGAATACGCGCAATGGCAGTCCCGTTTTTTTTGACTGCAAGACAGTCAATATCAACACCTAGTGAAGCAAAATGATTACATACATAAACAGTCCTTTTCAATTGTGCCTGTTCGATATTTTCCCATGCAATATCGCTATCCAGATCAATGCCCAGAAATCTGAAACCGGGATCAATATTGCTGATGCGTGTTTTTTGCTCTTTAAGGCTCAAGCCCAGCGGGGCAAGTGTCAGGCGCATATCCTCATATGCCTTACGGCATTCTTCTTTACTGCGGGCCAGTACCACAAAATCATCTGCGTAACGAATAAAGCGATAACCGAGTTCTTCCATGCGTTCATCAACACCGTCCAAGTAAAGATTGGACAACAACGGAGAGAGAGAACTGCCCTGCACCAGACCTTTTGCATCTTGTCTATCCTCATCAACAAGCCCGGCATTAACGCATGACTTGAGGGCCTTAAAAGTCATATGGTCAGCTTGAGGCAGAGCATCCTGAAGTTTGCGGAGCATGGTAGGCCTGTCTATTTCATCAAAAAAAGAATCAATATCAGATTCAAAAACGTAACGGCATCCTTCGCGTATTGCCTGCCGGATCATCCTTTTTGCATCTTCACGGGAACGTCCTTTCCGAAAACCTACAGAAGAATGTTCAAACATACGGTCCATAACCGGTGAAAGAAGTTGATGCAGCAGTTTCTGAGTCAGTGTATCTTCCGGAGGACATGTTCCAATGATCCTGCTTCCGCCGTATGGTTTATGCATTTCGAAAGGCACAGCCGCAGAACAGGTGAACTCGCCCATCAAAATACGATCGCGCATTTCAAATACTGCCTTTTCAATGGAGCCGTAATCACGTTCAAGCTCACTGGAAAGATCACTGTCTCTGTTAATTTTAGAAGCAGCAGC harbors:
- the cas1 gene encoding CRISPR-associated endonuclease Cas1, which codes for MITNFAPIKNLGWHCVKISLINKRNKFAKQHPLFVLDAIFKTALRLAGLRGLQYCFHPSSSPFGNRVRKNFYYNIEFIFPSAEPAQISSFLSSLNKYLSDPENNFKMNSTGEIWQESMEGLVSSSNFTECPKEICLDFLTPFPFKPSDNKRRWMIGKSKFFNAFCRRANSFFDLNLTLSDDLLSEITIHPYYWNYEEFRHNSQSSKGTQFLNGMTGPLYLKGNLEKIMPLLLLCSRIHTGRRVATGQGYYKLDTEVPYFDALLKNDYALGAAASKINRDSDLSSELERDYGSIEKAVFEMRDRILMGEFTCSAAVPFEMHKPYGGSRIIGTCPPEDTLTQKLLHQLLSPVMDRMFEHSSVGFRKGRSREDAKRMIRQAIREGCRYVFESDIDSFFDEIDRPTMLRKLQDALPQADHMTFKALKSCVNAGLVDEDRQDAKGLVQGSSLSPLLSNLYLDGVDERMEELGYRFIRYADDFVVLARSKEECRKAYEDMRLTLAPLGLSLKEQKTRISNIDPGFRFLGIDLDSDIAWENIEQAQLKRTVYVCNHFASLGVDIDCLAVKKNGTAIARIPFARTNEIVVYGNSSVSTKLIQKCSYEKIPVTFCTPSGYYINTLYPDSRQYHITSGKHMARYESMSDTNKAKAARKLVSAKINNYRQWLSSRGAACDISDKLKSIEKSVQDASGNSTLMGIEGNAARLCFSVFNSFIMDSTMRSHVRLPRSKPDQLNALLDFCYTLLFNRINSLLRVRGLNPYLGILHSSKNNYESLVADLQEPFRARMDRFALRLLNKNIITAKDFEPVTAKKFKLNGRSMGKILESFEKEMCIRIATEAGTFAQLLDAQVQNLRNWVMDRDELKFFRSGERNLSLGEVEII